The following proteins are encoded in a genomic region of Candidatus Cloacimonadaceae bacterium:
- a CDS encoding IS630 family transposase: KQAYQNFYIYGAVEPKTGENFSLFLPWVNTEMMTLYLEQMSHAFTDEEIVIIMDQAGWHKSKDLVVPGNIEIIYLPPYSPELNPIERLWKYMKTNFIHNRVFDSLKQMMACMVDVFGDLTNETVSSLCHCSYLDL; this comes from the coding sequence CAAGCAAGCCTACCAGAATTTCTACATTTATGGCGCTGTAGAACCAAAGACCGGTGAGAATTTCTCACTCTTTCTGCCCTGGGTCAACACTGAAATGATGACTCTGTATCTGGAACAAATGAGTCATGCGTTTACAGACGAAGAGATCGTCATTATCATGGACCAAGCAGGATGGCATAAATCAAAAGATCTAGTTGTGCCTGGCAATATCGAAATCATCTACCTGCCTCCATACTCACCTGAGCTAAATCCGATTGAACGATTGTGGAAGTACATGAAAACAAACTTTATTCATAATCGTGTCTTCGATTCACTCAAGCAAATGATGGCATGCATGGTAGACGTGTTTGGAGATTTGACTAACGAGACTGTTTCATCATTGTGCCATTGCAGTTATCTTGATTTATGA
- a CDS encoding DNA methyltransferase — MKTFHKLIIGYCETMPEVKDESIHLIVTSPPYFNAPFDYEGFYKDYEKYFEVMSNVAKEMNRVLAQGRILVLNVDDMLVDGVKYPITANMNRRGRRIMERRRPRRRHEGALSRRRMNNRVMSCLSAKQSISLSLNILRAARPSLS; from the coding sequence ATGAAAACATTTCATAAACTAATCATCGGTTATTGTGAGACAATGCCGGAAGTGAAGGACGAATCAATTCACTTGATTGTTACTTCGCCTCCATACTTCAATGCACCTTTTGATTATGAAGGTTTCTACAAGGACTATGAAAAGTACTTTGAAGTGATGTCCAATGTGGCAAAAGAGATGAATCGCGTTCTGGCGCAGGGCAGAATTTTAGTTTTAAACGTCGATGATATGCTGGTTGACGGCGTAAAATATCCGATCACTGCCAATATGAACCGACGGGGACGTCGAATCATGGAACGCCGACGTCCTCGTCGGCGACACGAAGGAGCTCTATCCCGTCGGCGAATGAATAACCGTGTAATGTCATGCCTCTCGGCAAAACAATCTATATCATTATCCCTCAACATATTGCGTGCTGCACGCCCATCTCTCTCCTGA
- a CDS encoding type II secretion system F family protein, translating into MPNFSYIVKDAKGARIEGIIKGDTLDMAVEKLAKEGNTIISVKAASEGAFKGKLSLFDKLMLTIYKIRTGVSLRVLVFFTRQLSTMFSAGLTIEKAITDLEKEEKHKKFARVLRKLGDDIRKGFSLSEAMEQHPGVFNPLYVALVKAGEVSGTLHTVLDELSDYLEKIEDTRRKVASAMAYPMFIMVFLMGVIWIMFYYIIPLFAGVYADFDAELPAPTVLAINISNFVTDNVFATFLLLIASFVGLFLIYLTDRGRYFIDAFKLRIPVVGSVIKNSIMSKFSRTFSILMAAGVPIMDTMELTENVVQNAVVEGGVRRARVMVKEGYGVANSFRRTGLFPPTLLQMISTGEETGDMDKLLGKAAQFYEKLVDSVIDRLTSLIEPLLIVIMATVVGSIIVVIYLPIFDLGEAISQGYK; encoded by the coding sequence ATGCCAAATTTTTCCTACATCGTAAAGGACGCCAAGGGAGCCAGAATTGAGGGGATCATCAAAGGTGACACCCTCGACATGGCAGTCGAAAAGCTGGCTAAGGAGGGAAATACCATTATCTCCGTGAAAGCCGCTTCCGAAGGCGCTTTCAAGGGTAAGCTCTCCCTCTTTGACAAGCTTATGCTCACGATCTACAAAATCCGCACCGGCGTGTCCCTGCGGGTTTTGGTGTTTTTCACCCGGCAGCTCTCCACCATGTTTTCCGCCGGTCTCACCATCGAAAAAGCGATCACCGACCTCGAGAAAGAAGAGAAACACAAAAAGTTTGCCAGAGTTCTGCGCAAGCTTGGCGATGACATCCGCAAGGGATTTTCCCTCTCCGAGGCGATGGAACAGCACCCCGGCGTGTTCAATCCGCTCTATGTGGCGTTGGTCAAAGCCGGTGAAGTTTCCGGTACTCTGCACACCGTGTTGGACGAGCTTTCGGACTATCTGGAAAAGATCGAGGACACCCGCCGCAAAGTGGCTTCCGCCATGGCTTATCCCATGTTTATCATGGTCTTTTTGATGGGCGTGATCTGGATTATGTTCTACTATATCATTCCGCTTTTTGCCGGCGTGTATGCGGATTTTGACGCCGAACTTCCCGCTCCCACCGTCCTTGCCATCAATATCAGCAACTTCGTGACCGATAACGTCTTTGCCACGTTTTTGCTGTTGATTGCTTCTTTCGTCGGGTTGTTCCTCATCTATCTCACCGATCGAGGACGCTATTTCATCGATGCTTTCAAACTGAGAATCCCCGTAGTCGGCTCCGTGATCAAAAACTCCATCATGAGCAAGTTTTCCCGCACTTTCTCCATCCTCATGGCTGCCGGCGTGCCCATCATGGATACTATGGAACTCACCGAAAACGTTGTGCAAAATGCCGTTGTCGAAGGCGGTGTGCGGCGTGCCCGAGTGATGGTCAAAGAAGGCTATGGCGTGGCAAATTCCTTCCGTAGAACCGGGCTCTTTCCCCCCACCTTGCTGCAAATGATCTCCACCGGCGAAGAAACCGGAGACATGGATAAACTGCTCGGCAAAGCCGCTCAGTTCTATGAAAAATTGGTGGATTCCGTGATTGACCGCCTCACTTCATTGATCGAACCGCTATTGATCGTGATCATGGCTACCGTCGTTGGCAGCATCATCGTCGTGATCTACCTGCCGATCTTTGATCTCGGTGAAGCTATCAGTCAGGGATACAAATAA
- a CDS encoding ATPase, T2SS/T4P/T4SS family, protein MSYNPQFARLGEVLVHEGYVNEDQVKEALIKQTNFGLKIGDTLLKLGYLTEKELLNALHLQLGYNIVKDKELMDLDIDIVALIPEPYATENRVIALREEGDGIVVALSDPENLTVLDSLKKLLGKNIKPELIGDSVLHDTIEKYYKSIRTTSQVEDAVGGFDFVAMDEDENEITISSASSNADAPIVKLINLIINEAIKAGATDIHIEPLTKTTRIRFRVDGSLREVMTPPIGMHPGVISIVKVMSKLNIAERRLPQDGHISLKTSMKSVDVRVSITPTVLGEKVVMRLLDKGEFGFKLTTLGFEQEDMDIFSKIIRRPYGIIIVSGPTGSGKSTSLHAALKEIEDIETNIITVEDPVEYRLEGITQIETKEQIGLTFGSALRSVLRQDPDIVLIGEIRDEETADIAIKFSLTGHLVFSTLHANDAPATITRLIDIGIKPYLVGSSLSLVMAQRLVRKICSFCVTDYVPTELELTDSGLSAEDIATAKFKMGRGCVHCDNTGFSGRTGIFELLTVDADIRRLIYEGGNQDLIRASALKSGMRTLHDAAIAKMKRGITTIREVIKMTVVE, encoded by the coding sequence ATGAGTTACAATCCACAGTTTGCCCGTCTTGGCGAGGTGCTTGTTCACGAGGGCTACGTCAACGAAGATCAGGTCAAGGAAGCCCTGATCAAACAAACCAACTTTGGTCTCAAAATAGGGGATACACTGTTGAAGCTCGGTTATCTCACCGAAAAAGAACTTTTAAACGCCCTACATCTCCAATTGGGATATAACATCGTCAAAGACAAGGAATTGATGGATCTCGATATCGATATCGTCGCCTTGATTCCGGAGCCCTATGCCACAGAAAACAGAGTCATCGCTCTGCGCGAAGAAGGAGACGGCATCGTCGTCGCTCTCTCTGATCCGGAAAATCTAACCGTTTTGGACAGCCTGAAAAAACTCCTGGGCAAAAACATCAAACCGGAACTCATCGGAGATTCCGTCCTGCACGACACAATCGAAAAATACTATAAAAGCATTCGCACCACCTCTCAGGTGGAAGACGCCGTCGGCGGATTCGATTTCGTCGCCATGGACGAGGATGAAAATGAGATCACCATATCCTCCGCCTCCTCCAATGCCGATGCTCCGATCGTCAAATTGATCAACCTGATCATCAACGAAGCCATCAAAGCAGGCGCCACGGACATCCACATCGAACCCCTCACCAAGACCACCCGCATCCGTTTCCGGGTGGATGGATCCCTCCGCGAAGTGATGACTCCACCCATCGGCATGCACCCCGGCGTGATCTCTATCGTCAAAGTCATGTCCAAACTCAATATCGCGGAACGCCGCCTTCCCCAGGATGGTCACATCTCACTGAAAACCTCCATGAAAAGCGTGGACGTGCGTGTGTCCATCACTCCCACCGTGCTTGGCGAAAAGGTCGTGATGCGTCTTTTGGACAAAGGCGAATTTGGCTTCAAGCTCACTACGCTCGGCTTTGAACAAGAGGATATGGACATCTTCAGCAAGATCATCCGTCGTCCCTATGGCATCATTATCGTTTCAGGACCCACCGGAAGCGGTAAATCCACCTCTTTGCATGCTGCCTTGAAAGAAATCGAGGATATCGAAACCAATATCATCACCGTGGAAGACCCGGTCGAATATCGTCTCGAAGGCATCACTCAGATCGAGACCAAGGAACAGATCGGTCTCACCTTCGGTTCCGCCCTGCGCAGCGTTTTGCGTCAGGACCCGGACATCGTGCTCATCGGTGAAATCCGCGACGAAGAAACCGCGGATATCGCCATCAAGTTTTCACTAACCGGGCATCTTGTGTTTTCCACTTTGCATGCAAACGACGCCCCAGCCACCATCACCCGTCTCATCGATATCGGCATCAAGCCCTATCTCGTGGGATCCTCACTTTCCTTGGTGATGGCACAGCGCCTGGTTCGCAAGATTTGCTCCTTTTGCGTGACAGATTATGTCCCCACAGAGCTGGAACTCACTGATAGCGGGCTTTCCGCAGAAGATATCGCCACCGCAAAGTTCAAGATGGGCAGAGGCTGCGTCCATTGCGATAACACAGGATTTTCCGGCAGAACCGGTATCTTTGAATTGCTCACCGTCGATGCCGATATCCGCCGCTTGATCTACGAAGGCGGAAACCAGGATTTGATTCGTGCTTCCGCGCTCAAATCCGGAATGCGCACTTTGCATGATGCCGCAATCGCAAAGATGAAACGCGGCATCACCACCATCCGCGAAGTCATCAAGATGACTGTTGTCGAATAA
- a CDS encoding secretin N-terminal domain-containing protein, translating into MKHELNSKRFLCSILVLAFILMVTTAMAQTSTLNTKVTFNADDATLSSVLNALARLSGTNIVLAIDQSGDKDKRDEKRVTINVKDVPIETAVSLVSRSSGLSYRVVGANTFLVGTKQNIMEESGERSKIIYLNNLNAVKVSKSLENTTGVIVPLEGQNALMIYANPETFTNIEKLIKEIDVEQQQIEIRVRLIEIHLSNAKKFGIDWSRLNHLSTILAEDPVNQHGAGLPYNYNDVTGYLPHGDPTDFGALPNQQYFQRLDGFNDIGHFSRQLTAFDITIDWLLENNAAKLLTDTRVTALNGVEATIHIGEVVPFVVSDNDKQIQVEREEVGIMLRVTPTVNSSGMITAHIAPEVSSVTDLVGGYVPRTKVRRISTTVTVPNEKKIIVGGLLNSSITQKTTKLPFLGDLPYIGKLFQHRYEVVENTDLIIEITPRLVSVNQKSPVPKIDERLTRTLIEYEEE; encoded by the coding sequence ATGAAACATGAGCTAAACTCAAAACGTTTCCTGTGTAGCATCCTGGTCTTGGCCTTCATTCTGATGGTCACGACTGCGATGGCACAGACGAGCACATTAAATACCAAGGTCACCTTCAATGCTGATGATGCCACCCTGTCTTCGGTTTTGAACGCTCTGGCAAGATTGAGCGGAACCAACATCGTTCTGGCGATCGATCAATCCGGAGACAAGGATAAACGCGACGAAAAACGTGTAACCATCAACGTAAAAGATGTTCCGATCGAGACCGCGGTCTCTTTGGTTTCCCGCTCCAGCGGTCTGTCATACCGTGTCGTGGGAGCTAACACTTTCCTCGTGGGCACCAAGCAGAACATCATGGAAGAATCCGGCGAACGTAGCAAGATCATCTATCTGAACAATCTGAACGCAGTCAAGGTGAGCAAATCTCTGGAAAACACCACCGGAGTGATTGTTCCCCTGGAAGGTCAGAACGCCCTGATGATCTATGCCAATCCGGAAACATTCACAAACATCGAAAAGCTGATCAAAGAGATTGATGTCGAACAACAGCAGATCGAAATCCGTGTCCGGCTGATCGAAATCCACCTTTCCAATGCCAAGAAATTTGGCATCGATTGGAGCCGTCTGAATCACCTCTCAACCATCTTGGCAGAAGACCCCGTCAACCAGCATGGAGCCGGCTTGCCCTATAACTACAACGATGTCACCGGCTACTTGCCTCACGGCGATCCCACCGATTTTGGAGCACTGCCCAATCAGCAGTATTTCCAAAGGCTGGACGGCTTCAATGATATCGGTCATTTCAGCCGTCAGCTCACAGCGTTTGACATCACAATCGACTGGCTATTGGAAAACAATGCCGCCAAGCTGCTCACCGATACCCGCGTGACGGCTCTGAACGGTGTCGAAGCCACTATCCACATCGGTGAGGTCGTCCCCTTCGTCGTATCCGACAACGACAAGCAGATCCAGGTGGAACGCGAAGAAGTTGGCATCATGCTACGCGTGACCCCAACCGTCAATTCCAGCGGTATGATCACCGCTCACATCGCTCCCGAAGTTAGCTCCGTCACCGACCTCGTCGGCGGGTATGTCCCTCGCACCAAAGTGCGCCGCATATCCACCACCGTCACGGTTCCAAACGAAAAGAAGATCATCGTGGGCGGATTGCTCAATTCTTCGATCACTCAAAAAACCACCAAACTTCCATTCTTGGGCGACCTGCCCTATATTGGCAAGCTGTTCCAGCATCGCTATGAAGTAGTCGAAAATACTGATCTGATCATAGAGATCACGCCTCGCCTGGTTTCCGTGAATCAAAAGAGTCCAGTACCCAAAATTGACGAACGCCTCACGCGTACGTTGATCGAATATGAAGAAGAATAA
- the pilO gene encoding type 4a pilus biogenesis protein PilO: MREKYIVLILIILLVAVGFFMLTASMISKNTSNIGQLDNKIKVSQEKLNSARIMDEQLSQFALIIDNSLTRKPSFSFDEVNQFKTSIGELAHHRRITINKLSDANKFSLPGLIETTYNMELEATFVQMGQFVSDLEALDHIIKIHALDITPAQISDKDKSKLANTESRYRVTIELSIFKVKKEA, from the coding sequence ATGAGAGAGAAATACATCGTATTAATCCTGATAATCTTGCTGGTCGCGGTTGGATTCTTTATGCTGACTGCCAGCATGATCAGCAAAAATACCAGCAATATCGGGCAATTGGATAACAAGATCAAAGTATCGCAGGAAAAGCTGAACAGCGCCCGCATCATGGATGAACAGCTCAGTCAGTTTGCCTTGATCATCGACAACAGCCTCACGCGCAAGCCGAGTTTCAGCTTTGACGAGGTTAATCAGTTCAAGACCAGCATCGGCGAATTGGCTCATCATCGCAGGATCACGATCAACAAGCTTTCGGACGCAAACAAGTTCTCGCTACCCGGCTTGATCGAAACCACCTATAACATGGAGCTTGAAGCCACGTTCGTCCAGATGGGTCAGTTTGTTTCCGATCTGGAAGCCTTGGATCATATCATCAAGATTCATGCCTTGGATATTACACCTGCTCAGATCAGCGACAAGGACAAATCCAAGCTGGCGAACACCGAATCCCGCTACCGGGTCACCATCGAGCTATCCATATTTAAAGTGAAGAAGGAGGCATAG